A part of Kitasatospora acidiphila genomic DNA contains:
- a CDS encoding TetR/AcrR family transcriptional regulator → MGLREAKKQQTRAALADAAMGLFVERGFDGVTVAEVARAAGVSVNTAFNYFPTKEDLFFDRQAEVEAWLAEAVRTRPAGTSALGAVRAGLLAALECDEPTLGLRPGAAVFWRLVAESPALQARGREIAERSEAALAAALAQEAEEPEAAGGVSGDPLPGVVAGAIAGAYRAVLAEIRRRVVAGERPEEIRRAVTAVAERAFGLLESGLGGYLARP, encoded by the coding sequence ATGGGACTCCGTGAAGCCAAGAAGCAGCAGACCCGGGCCGCGCTCGCGGACGCCGCCATGGGCCTCTTCGTCGAGCGCGGTTTCGACGGCGTCACCGTGGCGGAGGTGGCTCGGGCGGCCGGTGTATCGGTGAACACGGCCTTCAACTACTTCCCGACCAAGGAGGACCTGTTCTTCGACCGGCAGGCCGAGGTGGAGGCATGGTTGGCCGAGGCGGTCCGCACCCGTCCCGCCGGCACGTCCGCGCTGGGTGCGGTCCGCGCGGGCCTGCTGGCGGCGCTGGAGTGCGATGAGCCGACCCTCGGACTGCGCCCCGGGGCCGCGGTGTTCTGGCGGCTGGTCGCCGAGAGCCCCGCGCTGCAGGCACGCGGGCGCGAGATCGCCGAGCGTTCCGAGGCGGCGCTCGCGGCAGCGCTGGCGCAGGAAGCGGAGGAACCGGAGGCGGCGGGCGGTGTGTCAGGGGATCCGCTGCCGGGGGTGGTGGCCGGGGCGATCGCGGGTGCCTACCGTGCGGTGCTGGCGGAGATCCGGCGCCGGGTGGTGGCGGGGGAGCGGCCCGAGGAGATCCGCCGGGCGGTGACGGCGGTGGCCGAACGGGCCTTCGGGCTGCTGGAGTCGGGGCTCGGCGGTTACCTGGCGAGGCCCTGA
- a CDS encoding GNAT family N-acetyltransferase — translation MPIRQVHQAHQLCRVRQVRLDELPLLQDIERAAGECFREIGMPEIAEDEPLPLDELARYQRSGLAWVAVDSDDAPVAYLIADRIDGALHVEQVSVHPGSARRGIGRALLEDLAERAAAEGVPALTLTTFADVPWNAPYYARCGFRPLPDAELGPGLREVRAQEAAHGLDRWPRLAMRRTVLG, via the coding sequence ATGCCGATCCGCCAGGTCCACCAGGCCCACCAGCTTTGCCGGGTCCGCCAGGTCCGCCTTGATGAACTGCCCCTGCTCCAGGACATCGAGCGAGCGGCCGGTGAGTGCTTCCGCGAGATCGGGATGCCCGAAATCGCGGAGGACGAGCCGCTGCCGCTCGATGAACTGGCCCGCTACCAGCGGTCCGGGCTGGCCTGGGTGGCGGTCGACAGTGACGACGCGCCGGTGGCGTATCTGATCGCCGACCGGATCGACGGCGCGCTGCACGTCGAGCAGGTGTCGGTGCACCCGGGCAGCGCCCGCCGTGGCATCGGGCGGGCGCTGCTGGAGGATCTCGCCGAGCGGGCCGCCGCGGAGGGCGTCCCGGCGCTGACCCTGACCACGTTCGCGGACGTCCCGTGGAACGCGCCCTACTACGCGCGCTGCGGCTTCCGGCCGCTGCCCGACGCCGAGTTGGGCCCCGGCCTGCGGGAGGTCCGGGCGCAGGAGGCGGCGCACGGCTTGGACCGGTGGCCGCGACTGGCCATGCGGCGAACGGTATTGGGCTAG